The following proteins are encoded in a genomic region of Nicotiana sylvestris chromosome 4, ASM39365v2, whole genome shotgun sequence:
- the LOC104243789 gene encoding probable calcium-binding protein CML25: MELKSLFKIKKKRVAKANNNDPTPVISSSSSINARARIEEELEQVFKKFDVNGDGKICSSELGSIMASLGNAATEEELLNMIREVDADGDGFIDLQEFIELNTKDVDSDEVLENLKDAFSVFDMDKNGSISAEELQTVLRSLGEDCSLAECRKMISGVDCDGDGMINFEEFKVMMIKGSRFDVTDARIM, encoded by the exons ATGGAATTGAAATCTCTGTTCAAAATCAAGAAAAAGCGCGTAGCGAAGGCGAATAACAACGATCCAACGCCAGTGATTTCTAGTTCATCGTCGATTAATGCACGTGCTAGAATCGAAGAGGAATTAGAACAGGTGTTCAAGAAATTCGACGTGAATGGCGACGGGAAAATCTGCTCGTCGGAGTTAGGGTCGATAATGGCCAGCCTCGGCAACGCCGCGACGGAGGAGGAGCTGCTCAACATGATCCGTGAAGTTGACGCCGACGGCGATGGATTCATCGATTTGCAGGAATTCATTGAGCTTAATACAAAGGATGTCGATTCCGATGAG GTACTGGAAAACCTTAAGGACGCATTCTCGGTGTTTGACATGGACAAGAACGGCTCCATCTCGGCCGAGGAGCTGCAAACCGTCCTCCGCAGCCTCGGGGAGGATTGCTCGTTGGCGGAATGCCGGAAAATGATTAGCGGCGTGGATTGCGACGGCGATGGAATGATTAACTTCGAGGAGTTTAAGGTTATGATGATTAAAGGTTCTCGCTTTGACGTAACGGATGCCAGGATTATGTAA
- the LOC104243790 gene encoding uncharacterized protein gives MEQKKGNNNKVEEEGDMGVIVHSQVRKIRQEMEKIKHPSLQQTEMRPAVREITGKQQQQRSRSPLGLAQRPISVGS, from the coding sequence ATGGAGCAGAAAAAGGGAAACAACAACaaagttgaagaagaaggagatatGGGAGTTATAGTCCATAGCCAAGTaagaaaaataaggcaagaaatggAGAAAATCAAGCATCCATCTTTGCAGCAGACGGAGATGAGACCAGCTGTTCGTGAGATTACAGGAAAACAACAGCAACAAAGATCAAGATCGCCGTTGGGATTAGCTCAAAGGCCTATTTCTGTTGGAAGCTAA